The proteins below are encoded in one region of Engystomops pustulosus chromosome 8, aEngPut4.maternal, whole genome shotgun sequence:
- the PPL gene encoding periplakin, with the protein MSSIFKKRNAAKYSPTSGQPKLISTKELSDLIDRLQKNADKVERNVVDTDSKLQKDVENILAQRPVMHKDYTDNTMSETEKIIVVLETDAVLARQFNHPQADMIKEDIRQLKERLESQRQKHDQIYNQKMPIVDPPKLNWGKVIDDKMDHLNNTTFATNLPDLENQIMKHNMFHNEVKAIGDHVNKEPDKEYISGLQVKYQKLLGASQKHQRDLGTLQDYMQRCTNELYWLDQQEKERMEYDWSDRNTDYISRRRQYENFIQRSLEAKEHEINKLQEEGEKLLADGHPAKSPIDAHMEAVHADWKEYLNLLICEESHLKYMEDYHQYYRDVKDTQDLLKKVGSDLDHKYNPDFKDVYQIEAQLHELEDQDKALDKYEDVVCSLQKRSHQVVPLKFRRETPLKPIPVEALCDFYLDEGELIRGSQYTLKANRGEKWEVTDSNGKKLVAPGVCFTIPPTDPEALTQAESTFNQYRDTKQKAANCKNALLQRYEDVKRKSKETTNAQDAQGHQLLAGMDRIITSLDRQEKAISSHLRPPLEQSRAVQDSSERIKELKNIGNNVRRIDTEKSQCVQDCEVYLSKAPQVSSAPILRSKINETNKKFDKVNDLLTSAQDKIEASNRLEGSLQKSRDLLSSYETKLCQDDTVPEDPRAVDKKLQELSAISSELQMGRGVLAESEQNLHTSKLSCQNLANRFQEHCPDIERQEGEVSKLNQRYSQLDQQIQSRSQGLQKARTAYTNYRSSYDHLDDWLRNLPNYEPKDTDSVNQVQDKLKKQRLLVADISSRGQDLEHVTSSAHQYQQAVKDYELDSEKLRSVLDMENRRNSYNRRSRVLSPANKVKEEEADLSARFTEASAVNKQRLQTLEFAQSLLSQQPEVKEQIRTIQMNHSEKPTEETWKIQNMLDDEVQRRQQLESEIRMTQEEINSLQNQKPLETVVKREVVKKVPDPQLEDEYQKVLEQVSEEERHNKALQHELDSLRIKIRGLEYEQKEGGQQYIVKEVLRIEKDKGQQEEFLRLKEELDELNRQRVVKQNEISSLRERILILTEEKNKPQEKVTEKEVVKLQNDPQLASEYRTLQEKMQRESAQRQKEEEELQLLQEKLKRLEKERAMAEGKITVKEVLKVEKDHASEREVADLRRQYEEESSKIRLTLREKNELIRKITTLEEDNAKVIVQEKVREIVRPDPKAESELANLRLELIEQERKFRAAEEQVKVLQSEVTTLKARGPQVEVKEITKQVIKHKTDPEIIAELERLREEILEKTRVVERSELEITQLKQEIQSWIDTKPQIQIKEVVQEVLQYREDPTTKNEVETLRSQLTEEQRKRLDLERERMAQEDKIRQKERELSQVKEKLVQQEVVKYEEDPVLKSEVNSISKNIESELKQKDQLQEDLRKLQWRKSELERQLEELERERQARREAELEIKRLKIRLNELEQRDIETKEKVTLQQKVVLQQDPQQEKEHNLLKLQVEEEKHRRQMLETELEALKMKLVTLEKTTVKEKVVFTEKIEVEKDPETELEIKRLKSVLDEEGKRRIELESDVDRLQAQLSELEFSNSKSNKELEYLREEVHKLQMEKQSLQLETRHLQSEIEITIKEAQGLRSLTQVDSGTNLDSRLSALEQELQELKKISRDKDLEIEQLQKRLETMQIKREQRENHLRRSIVVIDPDTGREMSPEEARKLGLIDWKMFVNLQSQECDWEETTIKGPNGDSSVIHDRKSGKKFNIEDALKSGRITKRQYESYLNKEMSIQEFAALVSGKK; encoded by the exons GATCTCCACCAAGGAGCTGTCCGACCTCATCGACCGACTCCAGAAGAATGCCGACAAGGTGGAGCGCAACGTGGTGGACACCGACTCCAAGCTGCAGAAG GATGTGGAGAACATTCTCGCCCAGCGGCCTGTGATGCACAAGGACTACACGGATAACACCATGTCCGAGACCGAGAAGATCATCGTAGTCCTGGAGACGGACGCCGTGCTGGCCCGTCAGTTCAATCACCCCCAGGCCGACATGATAAAAGAGGA CATCCGTCAGCTAAAAGAACGTCTGGAGAGCCAGAGACAGAAGCACGACCAGATTTACAACCAGAAGATGCCCATAGTGGATCCTCCAAAACTCAACTGGGGCAAAGTCATCGATGACAAGATG GACCATTTGAACAACACCACATTTGCCACCAATTTACCCGACTTGGAGAACCAGATTATGAAGCACAACATGTTCCACAACGAGGTGAAGGCCATTGGAGATCACGTCAACAAGGAACCGGACAAG GAGTACATTAGTGGCCTACAAGTGAAATATCAAAAACTTTTG GGCGCCTCCCAAAAACACCAGCGGGATCTGGGCACCCTACAGGATTACATGCAGCGCTGCACCAATGAGCTCTACTGGTTGGATCAACAAGAGAAGGAACGTATGGAGTATGACTGGAGTGACCGCAACACTGACTACATCAGCCGCAGGAGACAATATGAG AACTTTATCCAAAGAAGTCTGGAAGCCAAGGAACACGAAATAAACAAACttcaggaggagggagagaagctCTTGGCGGATGGTCATCCAGCCAAAAGCCCCATAGAT GCTCACATGGAGGCCGTACATGCCGACTGGAAGGAATATCTCAACCTCTTGATCTGTGAAGAGAGCCACCTGAAGTACATGGAGGATTACCACCAG TATTATCGAGATGTCAAGGACACTCAAGACCTGCTGAAGAAGGTGGGCAGTGACCTTGACCACAAGTACAACCCGGACTTCAAGGACGTCTACCAGATTGAAGCTCAGCTGCATGAGCTAGAG GACCAGGACAAGGCTCTGGATAAATACGAAGATGTGGTCTGTTCCTTACAAAAGCGAAGCCACCAGGTCGTACCATTGAAGTTCCGGAGAGAGACTCCACTCAAACCCATCCCGGTGGAGGCCCTATGTGACTTCTATTTAGATGAG GGCGAGCTCATTCGAGGTTCTCAGTACACCCTGAAGGCAAACAGAGGTGAGAAGTGGGAGGTGACAGACAGCAACGGGAAGAAGCTGGTGGCTCCAGGGGTATGCTTCACCATTCCCCCTACCGACCCCGAGGCACTGACCCAGGCAGAGAG CACTTTCAACCAATACCGAGACACAAAGCAGAAGGCGGCAAACTGCAAGAATGCTTTACTCCAACGCTACGAAGATGTCAAGAGGAAGTCCAAAG AAACCACCAATGCTCAAGATGCCCAGGGACATCAGCTGCTTGCTGGAATGGACAGGATTATCACTTCCCTAGATAGACAGGAGAAAGCCATCAGCTCCCACCTGCGCCCACCTCTGGAGCAAAGCCGGGCTGTGCAGGACTCCTCAGAAAGGATAAAAGAGCTGAAG AACATTGGCAATAATGTGCGTCGCATTGATACCGAGAAGTCCCAGTGTGTGCAGGATTGTGAGGTCTACTTGTCCAAAGCTCCACAAGTCTCCAGTGCTCCAATTCTTCGAAGCAAAATCAATGAGACCAACAAGAAATTTGACAAGGTTAATGATCTCCTGACCTCCGCTCAGGATAA GATTGAGGCATCCAATCGCCTGGAAGGCAGTCTGCAGAAGAGCAGGGACCTTCTCTCCTCCTACGAGACGAAGCTGTGCCAGGATGACACCGTCCCGGAGGACCCAAGAGCTGTGGATAAGAAGCTGCAAGAGTTGTCT GCGATCAGCTCAGAGCTACAGATGGGACGAGGTGTTCTGGCAGAATCGGAGCAGAACCTTCATACTAGTAAACTGAGCTGCCAGAATCTTGCCAATCGTTTCCAGGAGCACTGTCCAGATATTGAGCGTCAAGAAGGAGAGGTGTCCAAACTCAACCAACGTTACTCTCAACTTGACCAGCAGATCCAGAGCAG GTCCCAGGGCTTGCAGAAAGCTAGAACAGCCTATACCAACTACCGCAGCAGCTATGACCATCTTGATGACTGGCTCCGTAACCTGCCCAACTATGAGCCTAAGGACACCGACAGTGTCAACCAAGTGCAAGACAAGCTGAAGAAACAAAGG CTTCTAGTAGCTGACATATCCAGTCGGGGGCAAGACTTggaacatgtgaccagcagtgCCCACCAGTACCAACAGGCAGTGAAG GATTATGAACTTGATTCAGAGAAGCTGAGGTCTGTTCTGGATATGGAGAACCGCAGGAATAGCTACAACCGAAGGTCTAGGGTGCTGTCACCAGCTAACAAAGTAAAGGAAGAG GAGGCCGACTTGTCTGCTAGATTCACAGAAGCCAGTGCAGTcaataaacagaggctgcagaccCTGGAGTTTGCCCAAAGCCTTTTAAGTCAG CAACCTGAGGTAAAAGAGCAAATTCGTACAATCCAGATGAACCATTCAGAGAAGCCGACTGAAGAGACCTGGAAAATTCAGAACATGTTGGATGATGAAGTCCAGCGTCGTCAGCAACTGGAATCAGAGATCAGAATGACTCAGGAGGAGATCAACAGCCTTCAGAATCAAAAACCACTGGAGACCGTAGTCAAGAGAGAGGTTGTGAAAAAAGTACCAGATCCACAACTGGAAGACGAATACCAAAAGGTCCTTGAGCAGGTTTCAGAAGAAGAGCGCCACAACAAGGCTCTGCAGCACGAACTAGACTCCTTGCGAATCAAGATCCGAGGGCTGGAATATGAGCAGAAGGAAGGTGGACAGCAATATATTGTGAAAGAAGTCTTGAGGATTGAAAAGGACAAAGGGCAACAGGAAGAGTTCCTACGACTTAAGGAAGAGTTGGATGAGCTGAACAGGCAAAGAGTAGTAAAGCAAAATGAGATTTCCAGCTTAAGGGAGCGTATCCTGATTCTGACCGAAGAGAAGAACAAGCCTCAGGAGAAAGTGACAGAAAAGGAAGTGGTGAAACTTCAAAACGATCCTCAGCTGGCTTCAGAATACAGGACGCTCCAAGAGAAAATGCAGAGAGAGAGCGCTCAACGACagaaagaagaagaggagctgcagctgCTTCAGGAGAAACTCAAACGCTTAGAGAAAGAGCGAGCCATGGCCGAAGGTAAGATAACGGTAAAGGAAGTGTTGAAGGTAGAAAAGGACCATGCCAGCGAGAGGGAGGTAGCGGATCTCCGCAGACAGTATGAAGAAGAGTCGTCAAAAATACGTTTAACCCTACGCGAGAAGAACGAGCTGATTCGGAAGATTACCACTTTAGAAGAAGACAATGCCAAGGTCATTGTCCAAGAGAAAGTACGTGAGATTGTCCGGCCAGATCCCAAGGCCGAGAGCGAGTTGGCCAATTTACGTCTTGAACTGATTGAGCAAGAAAGAAAATTCCGAGCTGCCGAGGAGCAAGTGAAAGTTCTTCAGAGTGAAGTAACAACTTTAAAAGCACGTGGTCCACAAGTAGAAGTGAAAGAAATAACTAAACAAGTCATTAAGCACAAGACCGATCCAGAAATCATAGCTGAGCTCGAAAGACTTCGGGAGGAAATCTTGGAGAAGACAAGGGTGGTGGAAAGATCCGAGCTGGAGATCACTCAGCTAAAACAGGAGATACAAAGCTGGATCGATACCAAACCACAAATACAGATCAAGGAAGTAGTTCAAGAAGTCTTGCAATACCGTGAAGATCCAACCACCAAGAATGAGGTAGAAACATTAAGATCCCAGTTGACTGAAGAGCAGAGGAAGCGCTTAGATCTTGAACGGGAAAGAATGGCTCAAGAAGACAAGATCAGACAGAAGGAAAGGGAGCTCTCGCAGGTGAAAGAGAAGTTGGTACAACAGGAGGTTGTTAAATATGAAGAAGATCCTGTATTGAAGTCAGAGGTTAATAGTATATCAAAGAATATTGAAAGTGAATTGAAGCAAAAGGATCAACTGCAAGAAGACCTGCGCAAGTTACAATGGAGGAAATCCGAGCTTGAGCGTCAGCTGGAAGaactggagagagagagacaggctaGACGCGAGGCAGAACTAGAGATCAAACGTCTTAAAATCCGACTGAACGAGCTGGAACAAAGGGACATTGAAACTAAAGAAAAAGTCACCTTGCAGCAAAAAGTTGTCCTACAACAAGACCCTCAGCAGGAGAAGGAACACAATCTCCTGAAGCTTCAAGTGGAAGAAGAAAAACACAGAAGGCAAATGCTGGAGACAGAGTTGGAGGCGCTTAAGATGAAGCTCGTGACCTTAGAGAAGACCACGGTGAAGGAGAAAGTCGTCTTTACAGAAAAAATAGAAGTAGAGAAGGATCCAGAAACAGAACTGGAAATAAAGAGGCTCAAGTCTGTGTTGGATGAAGAAGGGAAACGCAGAATAGAATTAGAGTCCGACGTGGACCGTCTACAAGCTCAGCTCTCAGAGTTAGAATTCAGCAACTCCAAATCTAACAAGGAGCTTGAATATTTGCGGGAAGAAGTCCACAAATTACAGATGGAGAAGCAAAGTCTCCAACTGGAGACCCGTCACTTGCAGTCCGAGATCGAGATTACAATAAAGGAAGCGCAAGGTCTAAGAAGCTTAACTCAGGTGGACAGCGGCACCAATCTGGACTCCCGCTTATCAGCCCTGGAACAAGAACTTCAGGAACTGAAGAAAATATCCAGAGATAAAGACCTGGAAATCGAACAGCTTCAGAAACGTCTTGAAACCATGCAAATCAAGAGGGAACAGAGAGAGAACCACCTCCGACGTTCCATCGTTGTCATCGATCCCGATACTGGCCGGGAGATGTCACCAGAAGAAGCCCGGAAGTTGGGTCTGATTGATTGGAAGATGTTCGTCAACTTACAAAGTCAAGAGTGCGACTGGGAAGAAACCACCATCAAGGGGCCAAATGGCGACTCTTCTGTGATCCACGACAGGAAGTCGGGCAAGAAGTTCAATATTGAAGATGCTCTTAAGAGCGGCCGCATCACCAAACGTCAGTACGAAAGTTACCTCAACAAAGAGATGTCCATCCAAGAATTTGCAGCCTTAGTTTCCGGAAAGAAGTAA